CCTACGCCAAGCCTCGCATTTTGAACGGGCGTCGTCGAGGGACATGAACCAGGCGGTGTTCAGGCATTCGGCCCGGACCTTGCCGTTGAAGGATTCCGCGAAGGCGTTGTCCGTCGGCTTGCCAGGCCGGCTGAAGTCCAAGGTGACGCCGCGCTGATAGGCCCAAAGATCCAAGTCACGGGAGACAAATTCCGGGCCGTTGTCGACCCGTATGGTCTTGGGATAACCCACCACCTTGCCGGCCCGATCGAGGGTCTCGACAACGTCGTGAGCCTTGTAGGCGAAGCGGGGATCCAGGGCCGGCGAGAACCGGCTGAAGGTGTCGATGACCGCCAGAATGCGGATCTTGCGGCCATCGCGTTCCCCTCTCGGGCCACGTGATGAACATCATCGCGGAACGACTTGAGGCTGGGTCGGTTGGTCATGTTTTCCCAGGCGCGACGTCCACGCCGGCGCTGTCCCACATGGCCATGGCGATGCTGCTGCGGAGAATGAAAAGCGACATCACCGTCCACGGCTTCAGGTCAACGTTCCGCGATTGGGCCTCGGAAACGACGGGCTTCTCGCACGAGGTGTGCGAGATGGCCTTAGCCCATACAATCGCCAACAAGGCGGAGGCCGCCTACCGGCGCGGCGACCTGTTCGACAAGCGCCGCAAGCTGATGGAAGCGTGGGCTGGCTACTGCTCTACCCCGAAGAGCGGAAAGGTCGTGGCCTTGCGCCAGGGTTAGCCGACATCCGGCCGGTAGTTCGCCGGATCGGCAATCCAGCGATTGATCGCGGACTCCCGCCACCCCGCACCGTGAACGCTGATCGGGACCTGGCGAGGAAAGGTGCCCTCGCCGATCTTCCGATAGAGGGTCGAGCGGCTGAGGCCCGTGCGCGCCAGCACGGTCTTGAGGCGGACGATGCGGTCGAGATCGGCCATCGTTTCAAGCTCCACAGACTGGGATCTGAAGGCATTCGATGAGCCAGAATTGGATTGCTCGCCGCTGGCGGCAAGACCTCGCGGAGCCAGATCGTACTCCAGGAAACAAAGACAGGCTCTAGGCGCCTCTAGCGAAGGTGAGAACGTACCTCCATGCGTCCTCTCGCACCCCGGCGTTGCCAATTTCGCCCTGCGAACCGGAATAGCTCCGCTATTTTTTCAGGCGCACGCCGGCGCCGAGGAAGTCATCCTCGGCCTGAAACACGATGCCCGCATCTTCCAGCGCCCGCCTTACAGCCTGGGCGTTAGCCGCCGTACTGCGTTCAGGTCCCAGCGTTTCCATACGCCGGATGGTATGGAGGCTGAGTCCAGAAGCCTCGGCGAGCTTCGGCCCATTCCAATCGAGCAGGCCGCGAGCAGCCCTCATTTGGCCCGCGGAAATTTTCAAGTTGTCATCTTTAGTGTGAAGTGGCACTTTTAGCTGGACTTGATGCTGTGAACACGGTACAAAGCGACTAATACACATCAAAGGTCAGAGGTCATGAGTCCGCGTCGAAAGACGGGGCGCGAACCTGCGCGCCCACGTGAGCCCTCAAGGCGGGCTCTGCTAGCAAGCCTTTCGGCCGCGCCTCTGATTAGCGACGCTTCCGCGGCGCGCGCTCGGATCGATCCTGGAATCGATACCTGCCATCGCTGGCTCGACGTCGACGCAGAGCAGCGCCGTCTTCAGCTTGAATGGGGCACCCTGGAAGGCTGGCTGATCGCCCACCGCAATTGGTACAAACTGTCGCCGGCCCAGCAATCCGCAGTCCCCGAAGGCGCCAGGCTCGCTGAAATTGACGCACGGCTCGATGTGCTGGAGGTCGAGGGACACGCGCTCCTTAAGGCCATGCGGCCGAAGCCAGCCAAGAGCGTCGAGGCCGTCATCGCTAACCTGTCCGTGGCGGCGCGCCTGATCTTCGTGGAGGACCACCCCGAAGCGCACGGATTGATCACCCGCGCCGTCCGCGACCTCGCCGCCTTCTCCGGTGGAAAGTGACCCTCCGCGTCGCCCGGCGGCGCGATGGCGCCGACCGCCCGCTGGCGGCGGCGTTCCGTCGTAACGCCACCGGCTTCCTTGAAGGCGCCGAGGCGGCGCTGCCGCGATACCCAGAGGCGACGCGCTACTTCCTAGCCATCGCCATCGAACTGGCGCTGAAGGCTTACCTGCTCGACCGAGGGATCAGCGACGACTGGAACCGCGTCTATCTCCGGCACGATCTGGCCAAGACGCTGAGGTTCACGCGACGCGCCGGCTTCAACGGCGCCCCTGCCGGGGTTGCCGAATTGGCCGCGCTCTTAGGCCCTTACTACCAAGTCCATGGCATCTCGCGGATGCCGCCGGACGAGATTGCGTCCGTATGCTGGCGTCAGGCCTGCACGACGGTCCGCGACCTGATCGTCGCCGTTGGCGAGGCGGCCAGGCGGCGTGGCTCCAGTGGAGAGGACGCGGCGTGATGGCCCGTTTTCGCCTGCCTTGGCCGCTTGTCGCAAGCCACTGGTGGCGCTGGCGATATCCCCGTCTCTGGCGCGGCCGGATCTTCAATCCACACAACACCTAGCAGGTTATGTCCTACGCGGTGCTGCGCCTTCGCCAGGCGACGCGGGATGTCTTCCTGCTCAATCACATTCAGGCGCTCGACTACGCGCTGATCGCTCGCCACCTGGGGCTTTCCGTCGCCGACGTTCAGGCGGGCCTGGCCGACGCGCTCTGCGAGATTTCCCGCATGGTCGACCTAATCGAGCGCGTCCGCCCTCCAACCAAACTGTCCAAAGCGGAGCATCCCGATGTCTGACGACAAGGGGCCATTCGCCGTATCGCGGCGTGTCGTGATCGGCGCCGCCAGCGCGGTGCCCGTAGTCAGTGGCGCCGGCGGCGTCGCACCGGCCGACCCCGTCGTGGCGCGCTGCGCCGAGTGGACGGCGCTCGACGCCGAGATCGATCGCTTGGGCCTGCGCTGGTCGGACTTGGAGACCATCCTGGTCCGACAGAAGCGGTGGGAGCGCATGACGCCTGAAGAGCGCGGGGAGCTGTTGCCCTCAGAAGAGATGGACGCCATCGACAAGCAGCTTGAACCCCTGTTCGAGCAGCGAGAGGCGTGGCTGGAGGTTCTTCCTGCTATGCACGCCAGCGACTTGCATGGCGTCGCTGCCAAGCTGGAAGTGGCGCTGAGAGTCATGGTTCACCAGCAGGGCGAGGGCTACGACCTCTTCAAGGCGACGATGGAGGAGCTACGCACCGCGCGCTGTCCGAATTGCGGGGCGCCCGTTTGCAAGCGCTAGCCGCGCCACCCAAGGCAACCGCCTTGCCCACCCCAACCTGCGGGAGCCAGGACCGGAACGGTCGGTGCTCGCCCTGGAGCGCTTGGGGAGCCTCTGCCGGGCGGGATGGTGCGGGTCAAGGGCGGCTTCGCCGTCGCTCCGCGATGCGCCCGTAGGGCGCACCCTTGACGCGCGCCAGCCCGTCCGGCCCTTGTTCCACCAAGCGATCCAGGGCGTCTTGTCTCCGAGCGAAGGTCAGGGATGACCGCAAGCACTGGGGCCAGCCGGACAGGCCCAGCCTAGCGGGCGGGTCAGCGCACGCGCTTGAAGCGGACGCGGTCCTTGCCGGCGATGAGAAAGGCGTCATAGCCAGCGTCGCCCCACGCCTTGCGCTGCACATGGCTCGTGTAGGGATCGGTGGTGTTGGCCCACCACTGTTGGCGGGCCGCGCTCTTGGGGAGCATGGCGCCCAGGATGCGTTCGATCTCGACGAAGGTCAGCTCGAGTTCGTCTTGACGCTGGCGGCGCAGATGACCCGACAGGGGATCGTATTTGGACATTCCCGAGCATCGCCGATTGGTCCGGACACGTCGAATCCGCACGCGACGAGCGCGACTGGAGAACGACCTTGAAAAGCTACGCTTGCGGGCGTTTCTGCGTCGCAAGCACTTTCCCGGATCGTCGGCGTTGCCGACGAACCGACCATGGAGACTTTCGTGACCGATACGCCTGAAGCCCGCACGCCCAACGTCGTCGACATCCACGTCGGAGGCCGCGTGCGCATGCGCCGCAAGATGCTGGGTATCAGCCAGGAAACGCTCGCTGACGCGCTGAAGCTCACCTTCCAGCAGGTTCAGAAGTACGAGCGCGGCGCCAACCGCGTCAGTGCCAGCAAGCTCTATGATATCGCCAAGACGCTCCAGGTCCCGGTGTCGTTCTTCTTCGACGGCCTCGCTGACCCGATGACCGACGAGGTCGACGAGGTCGGTGCCGCTGCCGAGCG
The DNA window shown above is from Caulobacter sp. FWC26 and carries:
- a CDS encoding helix-turn-helix domain-containing protein, translated to MTDTPEARTPNVVDIHVGGRVRMRRKMLGISQETLADALKLTFQQVQKYERGANRVSASKLYDIAKTLQVPVSFFFDGLADPMTDEVDEVGAAAERVITEFLNTPEGLELAEMFPKIGRSRVRRQVLDLVRAMADEKGRDKA
- a CDS encoding AlpA family transcriptional regulator — translated: MADLDRIVRLKTVLARTGLSRSTLYRKIGEGTFPRQVPISVHGAGWRESAINRWIADPANYRPDVG
- a CDS encoding transcriptional regulator, whose product is MKISAGQMRAARGLLDWNGPKLAEASGLSLHTIRRMETLGPERSTAANAQAVRRALEDAGIVFQAEDDFLGAGVRLKK
- a CDS encoding sigma factor-like helix-turn-helix DNA-binding protein — its product is MSYAVLRLRQATRDVFLLNHIQALDYALIARHLGLSVADVQAGLADALCEISRMVDLIERVRPPTKLSKAEHPDV